TGGCCTTGGCAATAGGCGGGTGTGCTTCGGTTGCCGATATCAAGCAGACCCCACCCACGTTGGTGGTCATTTCCGGGAAAAAGCCGCAGGAATATGCGGCCTGCGTGGTGCGAAAGTTGGAGGCGACACGTCGTCCGTCACAGATCGAACCCCATAAGGAAGGAATTCAAGTGATTGTGCCGCAGAAGTTTTCGGCCGATCCGTCAGCGATCTTCGAAATCGAGGACCGCTCCAGTGGCAGCAGCATCAAGCTCTATGAAAGCATGTCCAACGTGCCGATTCGCCCGGGCGATGTGAAGAAAGCCGGGGAGGATTGCATTTCCGGCTAAGCCAGGGCGTATTTCCACGAACTGAATCCGATAAAAGCCCCACTCTCCAGGAACGAGTCTCTTCGATCCTGCAGAGTGGGGCTTTTTTTGTACTTTTTTGGTGTTGTAGCGGAAGGCCAATTCCCCTACCATCTGTGAGGTTATGCATTTATCGCCTAAGCTTATAACTATACAGATGGAGCTGTGATGAGGTCTCTGGAGCGAGCACTGATGGGAGGCGCGTTATGGTTGCTGTTGGGCAACACTTACGCGCTCGATGGCAACAAGATTTTTACCGAGGGCGGTTCGCAGCCCGGCGCGATGCCTTGTGTGGCCTGTCATGGCGCCGATGGGCTGGGGCTGGCCGCGGCAGGTTTCCCCAGGCTGGCGGGGTTGCCGGCACACTACGTGCGCAAGCAGTTGGCGGACTACGCCAGCGGCGCGCGAAGTCATCCGGTGATGCAGCCGCTGGCAAGCGCGCTCACCGATGCGCAAATCTCAGCATTGAGCGATGCCGTGGCCGCGATGCCTGCTCCCATGATCGCTGCGGTACCTCGTAGCCAAATGCCGGCCAACCCGATACAGAAACTGGCCCTCCAAGGTGCGTGGGAACGGCAGATCCCCGCATGCGTCAGTTGCCACGGTCCCGCTGGTGTTGGCGTGGGGGATGCATTTCCGCCCTTGGCCGGCCAGCCCGCCGCTTATCTGGTGGCGCAACTGAACGCTTGGCAGAACGGCACGCGGCGCAACGATCCCAATGATCTGATGGGGCACATCGCCAAAGCCCTGACTCCGGATGAGGTGCAGGGCGTGGCCCATTACTTCGCCTCGTTGCCGCTGGAGGCCACGCCATGAAGGCAATCATATTGATGGGAATGCTCATTGCGTTGCCCGCCCAGGCTGCCACGATCGCCATGGAAGATCAGTCGCAATTGCAGGCCGCCAAGCATGCCAATGTCCCAGCCTTTGAACCGCCCCAGGAAAGCGAACTGCCGGACAATGCCTACGGCAAGCTGGTCAGGCAGGGGTATGAGTTGTTCGTGGACACCAAGCGCCTGGCGCCGCAATTTGTCGGCAACGGGCTCAATTGCAGCAACTGCCATCTGGATCAGGGTCGCATGGCCAATTCGGCGCCTTTGTGGGGCGCGTATCCCATGTATCCGGCGTACCGCAAGAAGAACGACAAGGTCAATACCTTTGCCGAGCGCTTGCAGGGCTGCTTCCAGTTCAGCATGAACGGCGGTGCCCCGCCGGCCGCGGACAGTCCCGAGATTACCGCGCTGTCGGTGTACGCCTACTGGCTCTCCAGCAAGGCGCCTCTGGGTGTCGAACTGCCGGGGCGCGGTTATCCCGATGTGGCGCAACCGACCAATGGATATGACCTGGCTCAAGGCGCGCAGGTGTACAACGGGCAGTGCGCAATTTGCCATGGTGCGCAAGGGCAGGGGCAGAAAGTCGGCGAGGGGTATGTGATGCCGCCGTTGTGGGGCAAGGATTCCTATAACTGGGGGGCTGGCATGCACCGGATCAACACGGCGGCCTCCTTCATCAAGCACAACATGCCGTTGGGCAAGATCGGCAGCTTGAGCGATCAGCAGGCGTGGGACGTCGCCGCGTATATCAACAGCCACGAACGCCCGCAGGATCCGAGGCTGGTTGAAGGGTCGATCGAGAAGACCCGTATCAAGTTTCACGCCAATGACGGGGTCAATCTCTATGGCCAGACTGTGGAAGGCGTGTTGATCGGGCAAGGCATCCGTTAAACTGTTGGTCACTGTCTACAAGAATGCCGCTCAAACCCTCGGTCTGAGCGGCATTGACCTGCCTGGAACGTCCCGTTATGAAGCGAGAACACGTCAAAGACCGCCATGCTGAGGGTCAGATCACAGCCACCCACGTCATCCAGAACCCTGCCGACCTGGGCGAGTGGATCGTATTTTTCAAGAAAAGTGACGGCCGCAGTTACTTCCTGGTGGACGATCAGGATGAGGTCGAGTCATTCCCGCGCCTGGATGACCTGATCGAAACCTTGCGCGGCCTGGGGATCAAGTTCGCCGAAGTTCACCTGTAGCGCCAAGGCTTACTTGCACACCACCAGGACGCTGCGGCTTTTGAAATTGCCCACGTCCTTGCCCAGGGTCTGTTCGCTTTCCTTGAGGGCCGGGGTTCCGTCGGTACCGACGATACGGTAGCCGGTGCCCGCGCAGGAGGCGTCGGCTTTCTCGTAGCAACTGGCCCACGAGTTGGCTTCGCCCGAGCAGTCGATGGTCAGGCCTTGCTCACCATTTTTCAGGTAAGTGTCGGATGTGGTGGTGCAGCCGGCCAGCGCCAATACCGCAGTGAATGCCAGGATCTTGTTCATAGAGAATCGTCTTCGAAGGTGTGGGAGGGGGGCGCTGACACTGTTGTGGGGCGTTGGCGGAAGATTATAGCGAACTGCCATCTAGGTACAGCCAAACACAAAAAAGCCCCGCTTTGCGGGGCTTTTGCTGCAAGGCTGCGTGGCTTACTTGCCTTTTGGCCGCTTGCTCGATGCATGACCGGCTTCATCCACGAATACTTCGGCGACTGCAATTGCCTGGCTTTCGGTCGCGAAAGCGCCCGCGACGCTGTCGCCATGGAAGTTGATCAAGTGCCAGCCGTCCGCACGTTGGGTGATCAGGTAGCCGTTTACGCCTTTTGGTTCTGACATCTAATTAGCAGTCTCGTAAGCTGATTCAAGTGCGCAATGATAGCCGCAAATACCCTGGCGTTGCCCAAGTAATTCATGCCCGGTGCCGGGTAATGAAAAGCATGCTACAAAGAGTGCGACTCGTTAAAACAGTGAGGCTCGAGTGCCGGTCAGTCCGCCCATTGAAAGATCGTTGGAACTTACGTCCATATTTTTTCTCTATGATGACATCGCGGCGCCAGCAGGACCCATTGTAAGGTGACTGCGGCCTGATTAGACTGCGCCGAATTCCGTACGTACAGCCCTTTGTAAGGACTCATATGATCAAGAAATGCTTGTTCCCAGCAGCCGGTTACGGCACTCGCTTCCTGCCAGCGACCAAAGCCATGCCCAAAGAGATGCTGCCGGTGGTGAACAAGCCACTGATTCAGTACGGCGTCGAAGAGGCACTGGATGCCGGCTTGAATGAAATCTCCATCGTGACCGGTCGCGGCAAGCGCGCGCTGGAAGACCACTTCGACATCAGCTACGAGTTGGAAAACCAGATCAAGGGCACCGACAAGGAAAAATACCTGGTCGGTATTCGCAAGCTGCTCGACGAATGCTCGTTCTCCTACACCCGTCAGACCCAGATGAAAGGCCTCGGCCACGCCATCCTTACCGGTCGCCCGCTGATCGGTGACGAACCGTTCGCCGTGGTACTGGCTGATGACCTCTGTGTGAACCTGGAAGGCGACGGTGTGCTGACCCAGATGGTCAAGCTCTACCAGAAATATCGCTGCACCATCGTTGCGGTAATGGAAGTCAACCCGACCGAAACCAACAAGTACGGCGTGATCGCTGGCGACGACATTGGTGATGGCCTGATCCGCGTGCGTGACATGGTCGAGAAGCCTGCACCGGAAGATGCACCGTCGAACCTGGCGATCATCGGCCGCTACATCCTGACCCCGGACATCTTCAAGCTGATCGAAGAAACCGAGCCGGGCAAGGGCGGCGAGATCCAGATCACCGATGCCCTGCTCAAGCAAGCCAAAGACGGTTGCGTGATTGCCTACAAGTTCAAGGGCCAGCGTTTCGACTGCGGCGGTGCTGAAGGCTACATCGAGGCTACCAACTTCTGCTACGAGCATTTCTACAAGACTGGCAAGGCGTACTGATTCACCCTTGCTCATCTGTTTCAAGTGAAAGCCACCTTCGGGTGGCTTTTCCGTTTTTCAGCCCCATGTAAGTCGGTATGCTGGTGTCCTGCCGAGGAGAATGAAATGGCCTACGATTTTGACCTGTATGTAATTGGCGCCGGTTCCGGCGGTGTTCGCGCGGCGCGTTTTGCCGCAGGCTTTGGCGCCAAGGTGGCCGTGGCGGAAAGCCGCTACCTGGGTGGCACCTGTGTCAATGTCGGTTGCGTACCGAAAAAACTGTTGGTGTACGGCGCGCATTTCGCCGAAGACTTCGAACAGGCCAGCGGTTTCGGCTGGTCGCTGGGTGAAGCGAACTTCGACTGGGCGACCCTGATCGCCAATAAAGACCGTGAGATCAACCGCCTCAACGGCATCTATCGCAACCTGCTGGTCAACAGCGGCGTGACCCTGCATGAAGGGCATGCGCGCCTGGTTGATCCCCATCAGGTGGAAATCAACGGTGAGCACTTCACCGCCAAGCATGTCCTGATCGCCACGGGCGGCTGGCCGCAAATTCCGGACATTCCAGGCCGTGAACACGCCATTGGCTCTAATGAAGCGTTCTTTCTCAAAGAACTGCCAAAGCGTGTGCTGGTGGTGGGCGGTGGCTACATTGCCGTTGAGTTCGCGGGCATTTTCCATGGCCTGGGTGCGCAGACCTCGCTGCTGTATCGCGGCGACCTGTTCCTGCGTGGCTTCGATGGCGCGGTGCGCAAGCATTTGCAGGAAGAGCTGACCAAGCGCGGCCTGGACCTGCAGTTCAATGCCGATATCGAGCGCATCGACAAGCAAGCCGATGGCAGTCTCAAGGCCACCTTGAAAGACGGTCGGGTGCTGGAAGCCGACTGCGTGTTCTACGCCACCGGCCGGCGTCCGATGCTGGACAACCTGGGGTTGGAGAATACCGGCGTCACCCTCGACGAGCGTGGCTTTGTCAGCGTGGACGAGTTGTATCAAACCGCCGAGCCGTCGATCCTGGCCATTGGCGATGTGATCGGTCGCGTGCAATTGACCCCTGTCGCCCTGGCCGAGGGCATGGCCGTGGCCCGTCGCCTGTTCAAGCCCGAGCAGTACCGTCCGGTGGATTACGCGATGATTCCGACGGCCGTGTTCAGCCTGCCGAATATCGGTACGGTGGGCCTTACGGAAGAGGACGCGAAGAAGAACGGTCATAAGGTGCAGATCTTCGAAAGCCGCTTCCGGCCCATGAAGCTGACCCTGACGGACTGTCAGGAAAAGACCCTGATGAAGCTGGTGGTCGACGCCGACACCGACAAAGTGCTGGGCTGCCACATGGTCGGGCCTGACGCCGGCGAAATCGTGCAGGGCCTGGCGATCGCGCTCAAGGCGGGCGCGACCAAGCAGCATTTCGACGAAACCATCGGCGTGCACCCGACGGCGGCGGAAGAGTTCGTCACCATGCGCACGCCTGTGGCGGGCTGATCAGGTTTCGCTCGTGGCCTCTGGCGCCGTTGCAGCGACGGCGGCCAGGCGCAACGCTTCAATACTGGCCTGGGCCTTGATCAGGTCCAGTTCCAGCGCCTTGTTGGCCTGCTGATGTTCAGTAAGCGCCGCCTGGCGTGACTGGCTTTCCAGCAGCGCCACCCGCAAGCGCTCCTGAAGCAGCGTGCGCTCGCTGTCGACCTGGCTGATTTTCTCATTCAATTTGAGCTGCAAGGCCTGGTCTTTGCGCAGTTGCTCCTGCAGTGCGCTCAGATCCTTCGCGGTTACTCGGTGCTCGATCAACAGGCGTTCGTTGTCCCGATGCAGCTGGGTGATTTCATCCTGACGCACCAGTGCGCTCTGCTGGGCCTGACGCAGTTCCGCCTGGACCTGTTGCAACTGGCCTTCATGACGACGCTGCTCCTGCTCACGCTGTTCCTTGACCGCATTGCGGTAGTGCTCAAGCGCATCGCGGGCGTGCAGGTGCTTGTCTTCCAGGGAGCGAATCTGCTCGTCCTTGTCCTTGATCCTCAGTTCGTAATCGCCGCACGCCTGGCTAAGCCCTGCGTTGCGCGTTTGCTCGGTCTGCAGACTGGTGCTGGCGGTCTGCAGGGCGGCGCTTTCCTCAGCGAGGGCTGCGGCCTGGATATCGAACTGATGTTGCAGCTGATCATGGGCTTGCTGCAGCGTTTCAAGCTGAGTGAGCAGGGCGCTTTTGTGCTGTTCAAACTGCGCCAGGGCGAGATCGATAGGCTCTTGGGCCTTTTCTTTCAGGCGCTGGGCGAGCCGTGCCACCAATTCGCCCAGTTCATCGTCGATGGGTGCTTCGGTGATGGTTTGGCGGGTCTCGCTTTCGTCCAGCTCCTTCAGATAGCGATGAATCGTGGTTTTTGAGCCGGTATTGCCCATCTCGATGCGCACGGCGTCGATGCTGGGGTTTTCACCACGGGCGAGGATTGCCAGGCGTGCCGTCTGGACTACTGCTTTGTTTATGCCACCGCGAGCCATGGGGTCTCCGTCGATTTCGTACTGTGGTACAGGGTATGTATATACATACTGTAGCATAACAAAAAAACACTTTGAATTCATGATTTAACAGATGGGATATTGGCGTATTATCCCGTGTTAGACACTTTTTTAACGTCGATCCAACGTCCGTAGTACGAATAGGCCCCCGCCATGAGTGATCTTGATCGTTACCTGAACGCCGCGACCCGCGACAACACGCGCCGTAGCTACCGCGCAGCCATCGAGCATTTCGAAGTGAGTTGGGGTGGATTCCTGCCCGCCACCAGCGACAGCGTGGCGCGCTATCTGGTCGCGCATGCGGGCGTGCTGGCCGTCAACACCCTGAAGTTGCGCCTCTCGGCATTGGCGCAGTGGCATACCAGTCAGGGGTTTGCCGACCCAACCAAGGCACCGGTGGTGCGCAAGGTGCTCAAGGGTATTCGTGCCGTGCACCCTGCGCGGGAGCGGCAGGCCGAGCCGCTGCAGCTCAAGCATCTGGAGCAGGTGGTGGCGTCGCTCGAGCTTGAGGCCAGGGAGGCCGGCGCCCATGGGGACCGGCCCCGATTGCTACGTGCCAAACGCGACACTGCGCTGATCCTGCTGGGGTTCTGGCGTGGTTTTCGTAGCGATGAGCTGTGTCGCTTGAGCATCGAGCATGTGCAGGCGGAGCCCGGAGCCGGCATCAGTGTGTATTTGCCACGCAGCAAGAGCGATCGCGACAACCTCGGCAAGACCTACCACACCCCCGCACTGCTGCGCCTGTGCCCGGTGCAGGCCTACAGCGAATGGCTCAGCGCTTCGGCACTGGTGCGCGGACCGGTGTTTCGCGGGATCGATCGCTGGGGCAACCTGGGCGAGGAGGGGTTGCACCCCAACAGCGTGATTCCGTTATTGCGCCAGGCGCTGGAACGGGCGGGCATCCCTGCCGAGCAGTACACCAGCCATTCGCTGCGACGTGGTTTCGCTACCTGGGCTCATCGCAGCGGCTGGGATTTGAAGTCGTTGATGAGTTACGTCGGTTGGAGCGATATGAAATCGGCCATGCGCTATGTTGAAGCAACGCCCTTTCTCGGCATGACCCTGGCGACCCAACCGTTACTTTGAGATTTCTTCTATTAATACAGCTGTCTGATAGAGAAACCCAATCGTCAGCATCAGGTTTGCCAATGAGCCATCGTCGCCAAGAGTGGGTAGGATTCATCCCATCAACTTATTAAGCCCTTTTACACAACCTGACGGAGAGTCAACGATGCCTATCATCAACAGCCAAGTAAAACCGTTTAAAGCCACCGCTTTCAAAAACGGCAGCTTCGTCGATGTGACCGACGCTGACCTGAAAGGCAAGTGGTCTGTCGTGTTCTTCTACCCAGCCGACTTCACCTTCGTTTGCCCGACCGAACTGGAAGACCTGGCTGACAACTACGCCGAATTCCAGAAACTGGGCGTGGAAATCTACAGCGTGTCCACCGACACCCACTTCGCCCACGCTGCCTGGCACAACACTTCGCCAGCCATCGGCAAGATCCAGTACACCATGATCGGCGACCCGACCCTGACCATCTCCCGCAACTTCGACGTGCTGATCGAAGAAGCCGGCCTGGCGGACCGCGGTACTTTCGTGATCAACCCGGAAGGCCAGATCAAGATCGTTGAACTGAACGACGGCGGCGTTGGTCGTGACGCTTCCGAGCTGCTGCGCAAGATCAAGGCTGCCCAGTACGTTGCTGCCCACCCGGGCGAAGTGTGCCCAGCCAAGTGGAAAGAAGGCGAGGCCACCTTGGCTCCGTCCCTGGACCTGGTCGGCAAGATCTAAGTCTGTGAAGTCTCAAGGGCGGGTATCCGCACCTACTCAGTAAGCTGCAACCGCCCTCAAAAACGCCCGGGCGAGATTCGCTCGGGCGTTTTTTTTACCCGGAATTAAAGGAAATCGCCCGTATGTTGGACGCCAATCTTAAAGCTCAGTTGAAGTCATACCTGGAGCGGGTTACCCAGCCAATCGAGATCGTCGCCTCCCTCGATGACGGGGCGAAATCCCAGGAAATGCTCGCTCTTTTGCAGGACGTAGCCAGCCTCACTGCGCTGATTACTCTGAACACCGATGGCAATGATGCGCGCAAGCCATCGTTCTCGATCAATCGCCCCGGTGCCGAGATCAGCCTGCGTTTCGCCGGCATCCCCATGGGGCATGAATTTACTTCGCTGGTGCTGGCCCTGCTGCAAGTCGGTGGCCACCCGTCGAAGGCCAGTGTCGAAGTGATTGAACAGATCCGTGCCTTGAAAGGCGAGTTCAGCTTTGAGACTTACTTTTCGCTGTCGTGCCAGAACTGCCCGGACGTTGTCCAGGCACTGAACCTGATGGCCGTGCTCAACCCCAATATCCGTCACGTGGCCATCGATGGCGCGCTGTTCCAGGCCGAAGTGGATGAACGCCAGATCATGGCGGTGCCCAGTGTCTATCTTAACGGTGTGAACTTCGGCCAGGGCCGCATGGGCCTGGAAGAAATCCTCGCCAAGCTCGACACCAGCGGTATCGAAAAAGCCGCCGAGAAAATCAGCGCCAAGGATGCCTTTGATGTACTGGTTGTCGGCGGTGGTCCGGCGGGATCATCGGCTGCGATCTACGCGGCGCGCAAAGGCATTCGTACCGGTGTAGCCGCCGAGCGTTTTGGTGGTCAGGTACTGGACACCATGTCCATCGAGAACTTTATCTCGGTACAGGAAACCGAAGGCCCTAAACTGGCCAGCGCGCTGGAAGCCCATGTGCGCCAGTACGACGTGGACATCATGAACCTGCAGCGTGCCAGCAGCCTGGTGCCGGCGAAAAATGCCGGTGAGCTGCACGAAATCCGCTTCGAAAGCGGTGCGACGCTCAAGTCCAGGACCGTGATCCTGGCCACCGGTGCACGCTGGCGCGAAATGGGTGTGCCGGGCGAGCAGGAATACAAGGCCAAGGGCGTGTGCTTCTGCCCGCACTGCGATGGTCCGTTGTTCAAGGGCAAGCGCGTGGCCGTGATTGGTGGCGGCAATTCCGGCGTCGAAGCTGCCATCGACCTGGCCGGTATCGTCAGTCACGTCACCTTGCTGGAGTTCGACAGCAAGCTGCGCGCCGACGCTGTGTTGCAGCGCAAACTGTACAGCCTGCCGAACGTTGATGTGATCACCAGCGCCTTGACCAGTGAAGTCAAAGGCGATGGTCAGAAAGTCACCGGCCTTGCGTATAAGGATCGCGACAGTGGCGAGTTCAAGACCATCGACCTGGAAGGCATCTTTGTACAAATCGGTTTGCTGCCTAACACCGACTGGCTCAAAGGCACCGTGGAACTCACACCTCGCGGCGAGATCATCGTCGATGCACGAGGTGAGACTTCATTGCCGGGTGTATTCGCCGCCGGTGACGTGACGACCGTACCTTACAAGCAGATCGTCATCGCCGTGGGCGAGGGCGCCAAGGCTTCCCTGAGTGCGTTCGACCACTTGATCCGCACCTCCGCGCCTGCTTGAAAGTCCACCGCGCAAATAAAAAACCCCCCTGAGTGATCATGGGGGTTTTCTCATTCCCACGCTCCGCGTGGGAATGCATGCGGTGACGCTCGGCGTCACACAGCGTTACATCGGCGCTGGCTGAATGATTTCAACCCAGTACGCATCCGGGTCCTTGATAAAGGCCAGGCTTTTCATGCGGCCGTCGCTCAGGCGCTTTTGGAAATCACAACCCAGTGCCTCGAAGCGTTCGCATGCCGCAACGATATCCGGCACCGAGATGCAGATATGGCCAAAGCCACGCGGATCGGTGTTGCCGTTATGGTAGGCGAAGTCAGCATCGTTTTCGGTGCCGTGGTTGTGGGTCAGTTCCAGGATGCCAGGAATCGACTTCATCCACTGGTTGCGCTCGGCGGCGTCAGCCGGTATCTGTGCCTTGTCCACGAGGGCGAGGAAATACAGGCTGAATTCGGCTTCCGGGAAATCGCGTTTTTCAACCAGGGAAAAACCCAGTACGCGGGTGTAGAAATCCAGCGACTTGGTGATGTCCTTGACGCGCAGCATGGTGTGGTTGAACACGAAGTTCGCGGTGGCGGTGTCAGGTTGTGCAGTGACGCCGGGAAAGGTGTTCAGTTCGTGCAGGCTCATGGGCCCTCCAGAAAAAAATGGGGCAAAGCGGTCCCTTGGCTTGCGGCAAGCATCCGTGCTGCCGAGCCATGATACGCAAGGCCTGCCAATCGCGCCAAATGAAAAAGCTGACGCGGCCCTTGCGAGCTGCGGGTCTGGGGCCGCAAACTTTGGCGCTGGAACCTTGGATGCTTTTTGCAATGATCGAGTTTCGTAAACCGCTGTTGAGTACATTGTGTCTACTGCTGGCGAGCCCGTTCGTATTGGCGGCCGACCCGGAGATCCATTGGCCCAGTGGCTGGCAGGTGGAGGAGGTTGAACCCGACGCCAACGCCGCCGGGAAGCGTCAGGCCGTGACCCGACAGCGTGCGATCAAGAATGACGAAAATGGCAAGACCTTGATGGTGATGGAGTTGACGGGTACGCCAATTGAGGCCGGACACAAGGTCAATCTTCACGGTGTCTTGCTGGAAATGCGTAAGTCCATCCAAAAAGACTTTGCTCAGGGCGGCTATCAAAGCGTGTGCACCAAAATGCATGCCACTACATTGAGCCGCCTTGACGCGCTTGAAACTACTTGTGTGATTACCGAGAACGGCCGGCACGTGCTGTCGCAGACACTAGTGGGCGCGGTGGATGCAGATAAAGCCTACGTTTTTTCATATGCGGGCCAGGCCCAGGCATACGAGGCCAGCCAGGACGCAGTCGGTTCAGTGCGTGATAGCCTCAAACTTTAAAAGCGCTGATGTGAACCCACATGAACTTTAATTTAAGTTCGTTTACGAACCCAATACGAAAAAAGCCCCGCTCAGGCGGGGCTTTTTGTTAGTGCATGTTAATCAACCGCGAAGCCAGGAATCCACTGTGTCTGCGCCGTACTCTTCTTTCCAGGCTTTCAGGCCACGATGGTTGCCGCCTTTGGTCTCGATCAGTTCGCCGGTGTGCGGGTTCTGGTAGACCTTGACCACGCGTGCGCGGCGCTGTTTCGGCGCGGCGGCAGGTGTAGCGCCGCGTTTGGCCGGGTTTGGATCAAGGATGGAAATCACATCGCGCAAGCTCTTGTCATAGCTGCCCATCAGTTTTTTAAGCTTTTCTTCAAATTCGATTTCTTTCTTCAGCCCGGCGTCGTTCTTCAGGGACTCCAACTGGGCAAGCTGCTCTTGAAGGGCTTTTTCTGCTGCGCGAAATTCGGCGAGTCTGGACAAAATCTGTACTCCAATAGTGTAGTTAGCTGATATCTACTGCGAAGAAAGCCTTAAGCCAAGAGGATTAAGCTAACTCAACGAAAACACCTGGCTATGCGTGTATCGCCGGCACGAAAAATTGTAGTAGTTAATCCACTTCGAGTAAATCATGTCTTTTGTCTGAATAACAATGTTTGCCGTGAAGGCAGTCGCTGACTGTTCACTGACGCGTCACCGACTTAATGAATTCATCACCCGGTAATGGACGGCCGAACAGATAGCCTTGCAGGAAGTCCACACCTTTTGCGACAAGGTAATCACACTGTTGCGCGGTTTCCACGCCCTCGGCCACGATACCCAGATCGAGCTTGGCGGACAGCTCGATGATGCTGTCGAGAATATGCCGTGAGAGTGCATCCGCACCGATCATGGCGACGAAGCTTTGATCGATCTTCAAGTAATCCACATTGAAGTTGCGCAGGTAACCCAGGCTCGAATGCCCGGTGCCGAAGTCGTCGATGGCGATCATCACGCCCAGCTGGTGCAGCGCGTCGAACAGGCGCCGCGTGATGTCGGTGG
This genomic stretch from Pseudomonas orientalis harbors:
- a CDS encoding c-type cytochrome, which encodes MGGALWLLLGNTYALDGNKIFTEGGSQPGAMPCVACHGADGLGLAAAGFPRLAGLPAHYVRKQLADYASGARSHPVMQPLASALTDAQISALSDAVAAMPAPMIAAVPRSQMPANPIQKLALQGAWERQIPACVSCHGPAGVGVGDAFPPLAGQPAAYLVAQLNAWQNGTRRNDPNDLMGHIAKALTPDEVQGVAHYFASLPLEATP
- a CDS encoding c-type cytochrome translates to MKAIILMGMLIALPAQAATIAMEDQSQLQAAKHANVPAFEPPQESELPDNAYGKLVRQGYELFVDTKRLAPQFVGNGLNCSNCHLDQGRMANSAPLWGAYPMYPAYRKKNDKVNTFAERLQGCFQFSMNGGAPPAADSPEITALSVYAYWLSSKAPLGVELPGRGYPDVAQPTNGYDLAQGAQVYNGQCAICHGAQGQGQKVGEGYVMPPLWGKDSYNWGAGMHRINTAASFIKHNMPLGKIGSLSDQQAWDVAAYINSHERPQDPRLVEGSIEKTRIKFHANDGVNLYGQTVEGVLIGQGIR
- the galU gene encoding UTP--glucose-1-phosphate uridylyltransferase GalU, which encodes MIKKCLFPAAGYGTRFLPATKAMPKEMLPVVNKPLIQYGVEEALDAGLNEISIVTGRGKRALEDHFDISYELENQIKGTDKEKYLVGIRKLLDECSFSYTRQTQMKGLGHAILTGRPLIGDEPFAVVLADDLCVNLEGDGVLTQMVKLYQKYRCTIVAVMEVNPTETNKYGVIAGDDIGDGLIRVRDMVEKPAPEDAPSNLAIIGRYILTPDIFKLIEETEPGKGGEIQITDALLKQAKDGCVIAYKFKGQRFDCGGAEGYIEATNFCYEHFYKTGKAY
- the gorA gene encoding glutathione-disulfide reductase; the encoded protein is MAYDFDLYVIGAGSGGVRAARFAAGFGAKVAVAESRYLGGTCVNVGCVPKKLLVYGAHFAEDFEQASGFGWSLGEANFDWATLIANKDREINRLNGIYRNLLVNSGVTLHEGHARLVDPHQVEINGEHFTAKHVLIATGGWPQIPDIPGREHAIGSNEAFFLKELPKRVLVVGGGYIAVEFAGIFHGLGAQTSLLYRGDLFLRGFDGAVRKHLQEELTKRGLDLQFNADIERIDKQADGSLKATLKDGRVLEADCVFYATGRRPMLDNLGLENTGVTLDERGFVSVDELYQTAEPSILAIGDVIGRVQLTPVALAEGMAVARRLFKPEQYRPVDYAMIPTAVFSLPNIGTVGLTEEDAKKNGHKVQIFESRFRPMKLTLTDCQEKTLMKLVVDADTDKVLGCHMVGPDAGEIVQGLAIALKAGATKQHFDETIGVHPTAAEEFVTMRTPVAG
- a CDS encoding DNA-binding protein, encoding MARGGINKAVVQTARLAILARGENPSIDAVRIEMGNTGSKTTIHRYLKELDESETRQTITEAPIDDELGELVARLAQRLKEKAQEPIDLALAQFEQHKSALLTQLETLQQAHDQLQHQFDIQAAALAEESAALQTASTSLQTEQTRNAGLSQACGDYELRIKDKDEQIRSLEDKHLHARDALEHYRNAVKEQREQEQRRHEGQLQQVQAELRQAQQSALVRQDEITQLHRDNERLLIEHRVTAKDLSALQEQLRKDQALQLKLNEKISQVDSERTLLQERLRVALLESQSRQAALTEHQQANKALELDLIKAQASIEALRLAAVAATAPEATSET
- a CDS encoding site-specific integrase, whose amino-acid sequence is MSDLDRYLNAATRDNTRRSYRAAIEHFEVSWGGFLPATSDSVARYLVAHAGVLAVNTLKLRLSALAQWHTSQGFADPTKAPVVRKVLKGIRAVHPARERQAEPLQLKHLEQVVASLELEAREAGAHGDRPRLLRAKRDTALILLGFWRGFRSDELCRLSIEHVQAEPGAGISVYLPRSKSDRDNLGKTYHTPALLRLCPVQAYSEWLSASALVRGPVFRGIDRWGNLGEEGLHPNSVIPLLRQALERAGIPAEQYTSHSLRRGFATWAHRSGWDLKSLMSYVGWSDMKSAMRYVEATPFLGMTLATQPLL
- the ahpC gene encoding alkyl hydroperoxide reductase subunit C, whose product is MPIINSQVKPFKATAFKNGSFVDVTDADLKGKWSVVFFYPADFTFVCPTELEDLADNYAEFQKLGVEIYSVSTDTHFAHAAWHNTSPAIGKIQYTMIGDPTLTISRNFDVLIEEAGLADRGTFVINPEGQIKIVELNDGGVGRDASELLRKIKAAQYVAAHPGEVCPAKWKEGEATLAPSLDLVGKI
- the ahpF gene encoding alkyl hydroperoxide reductase subunit F produces the protein MLDANLKAQLKSYLERVTQPIEIVASLDDGAKSQEMLALLQDVASLTALITLNTDGNDARKPSFSINRPGAEISLRFAGIPMGHEFTSLVLALLQVGGHPSKASVEVIEQIRALKGEFSFETYFSLSCQNCPDVVQALNLMAVLNPNIRHVAIDGALFQAEVDERQIMAVPSVYLNGVNFGQGRMGLEEILAKLDTSGIEKAAEKISAKDAFDVLVVGGGPAGSSAAIYAARKGIRTGVAAERFGGQVLDTMSIENFISVQETEGPKLASALEAHVRQYDVDIMNLQRASSLVPAKNAGELHEIRFESGATLKSRTVILATGARWREMGVPGEQEYKAKGVCFCPHCDGPLFKGKRVAVIGGGNSGVEAAIDLAGIVSHVTLLEFDSKLRADAVLQRKLYSLPNVDVITSALTSEVKGDGQKVTGLAYKDRDSGEFKTIDLEGIFVQIGLLPNTDWLKGTVELTPRGEIIVDARGETSLPGVFAAGDVTTVPYKQIVIAVGEGAKASLSAFDHLIRTSAPA
- the gloA gene encoding lactoylglutathione lyase, whose product is MSLHELNTFPGVTAQPDTATANFVFNHTMLRVKDITKSLDFYTRVLGFSLVEKRDFPEAEFSLYFLALVDKAQIPADAAERNQWMKSIPGILELTHNHGTENDADFAYHNGNTDPRGFGHICISVPDIVAACERFEALGCDFQKRLSDGRMKSLAFIKDPDAYWVEIIQPAPM
- a CDS encoding DUF4946 domain-containing protein translates to MIEFRKPLLSTLCLLLASPFVLAADPEIHWPSGWQVEEVEPDANAAGKRQAVTRQRAIKNDENGKTLMVMELTGTPIEAGHKVNLHGVLLEMRKSIQKDFAQGGYQSVCTKMHATTLSRLDALETTCVITENGRHVLSQTLVGAVDADKAYVFSYAGQAQAYEASQDAVGSVRDSLKL